From the Deinococcus gobiensis I-0 genome, the window CCTGGGCGCAATCCCGATCGTCCGTTCCCCTGCTACCATTGCGCCACACCGACAGACATCTCGCCCGCAGGCCCCCTGCGCGGCGCGGAGGAGTACGCCTATGCGAATTGGACTGCCCAAGGAAATCAAAGTCAAGGAAAACCGCGTCGCCCTCACCCCCGGCGGGGTCGGCACCCTGGTCCGGCGCGGCCATCAGGTCACGGTCGAGCGCGGCGCGGGGCTGGGCAGCGGCATCGCCGACCACGAGTACGAACAGGCCGGCGCGACGCTGGGTTCGGCCGCCGACGCCTGGGCCGCCGAGATGGTGGTCAAGGTCAAGGAGCCGGTCGCCAGCGAGTACGGCTACCTGCGCCCCGACCTGCTGCTGTTCACGTACCTGCACCTCGCCGCCGACCGGCCGCTGACCGACGCCCTGATGCAGAGCGGCACGGCCGCCGTCGCCTACGAGACCGTGCAGCTCCCCGACGGCAGCCTGCCCCTGCTCATGCCCATGTCGGAAGTCGCGGGTCGCCTGAGCGTGCAGGCGGGCGCGTACCACCTGCAAAAGCCGGTGGGCGGACGCGGCGTGCTGCTGGGCGGCGTGCCGGGCGTGCAGGCCGGACACGTGGTGATCGTGGGCGGCGGCGTCGTGGGCACCAACGCGGCCAAGATGGCGATGGGCCTGGG encodes:
- the ald gene encoding alanine dehydrogenase, giving the protein MRIGLPKEIKVKENRVALTPGGVGTLVRRGHQVTVERGAGLGSGIADHEYEQAGATLGSAADAWAAEMVVKVKEPVASEYGYLRPDLLLFTYLHLAADRPLTDALMQSGTAAVAYETVQLPDGSLPLLMPMSEVAGRLSVQAGAYHLQKPVGGRGVLLGGVPGVQAGHVVIVGGGVVGTNAAKMAMGLGAKVTVLDVSHRRLTYLDDVFFGKLTTMMSSEANIRALLPETDLLIGAVLIPGAKAPHLVTRDMLPLMQEGSVIVDVAVDQGGCVETIHPTTHDDPTYLVDGVIHYGVANMPGAVPRTSTFALTNQTLPYALLLADHGLNALHRNPALLRGLNTLRGQLTYAGVADALELPSVTPEAALAG